From Microbacterium sp. YJN-G, a single genomic window includes:
- the lgt gene encoding prolipoprotein diacylglyceryl transferase, which translates to MLRAFDESSQPPPSWAQFTLGPLTIHTYALCIIAGIIAAVIITQRRLSARGAEDGVVVDIVIWAVPIGIIGARFYHVFTHVGDYFYPGANLGNIFAIWDGGNALYGSLLGGAVGAYIGCRRTGIRLWSFADALAPAMLIAQSMGRIGNYFNHELFGLPTTLPWGLEILPTDTMFPDGLPAGTLFHPLFLYEIIWNLIGVAIILLLEHRYRFRWGRTFALYLIWYGLGRSWLEAIRIDPTSDALFGIPANVWASFVVVALGIVLFIVQGRRHPEPEPSVYQEGRAPAVEHQPSSADAT; encoded by the coding sequence GTGCTTCGTGCTTTTGACGAGTCTTCCCAGCCCCCACCGTCGTGGGCACAGTTCACCCTCGGGCCGCTCACAATCCACACCTACGCGCTGTGCATCATCGCCGGGATCATCGCCGCCGTGATCATCACCCAACGACGCCTGTCGGCACGAGGCGCGGAGGACGGCGTGGTTGTCGACATCGTCATCTGGGCTGTCCCGATCGGCATCATCGGAGCCCGGTTCTATCACGTGTTCACCCACGTCGGGGACTACTTCTATCCCGGCGCGAACCTCGGGAACATCTTCGCCATCTGGGACGGCGGCAACGCCCTCTACGGGTCCCTCCTGGGCGGCGCTGTCGGTGCGTACATCGGCTGCCGACGAACCGGCATCCGGCTTTGGTCCTTCGCCGACGCTCTCGCGCCCGCGATGCTCATCGCGCAGTCCATGGGTCGGATCGGTAACTACTTCAACCACGAACTCTTCGGGCTGCCCACCACGCTGCCGTGGGGGCTCGAGATCCTGCCGACGGACACCATGTTCCCGGACGGCCTCCCGGCCGGAACGCTGTTCCACCCGCTGTTCCTGTACGAGATCATCTGGAACTTGATCGGCGTCGCGATCATCCTCCTCCTCGAGCACAGATACCGGTTCCGGTGGGGACGCACCTTCGCCCTCTACCTCATCTGGTACGGCCTCGGACGCAGCTGGCTCGAGGCCATCAGAATCGACCCCACCAGCGACGCCCTGTTCGGCATCCCCGCGAACGTCTGGGCATCCTTCGTCGTCGTCGCCCTCGGCATCGTCCTGTTCATCGTCCAGGGCCGGCGCCACCCCGAACCGGAACCCTCCGTGTACCAAGAAGGACGCGCGCCAGCGGTGGAACATCAGCCCAGCAGCGCAGACGCGACCTGA
- a CDS encoding metal-sensitive transcriptional regulator, which produces MTDTLVPGDPLVHDPKAKRKVVNRLKRAQGQLAAVITAVEDDAHCRDVVQQLSAVSKALDRAGFLVISTALRECLTDPDADDVTSPAELEKLFLSLA; this is translated from the coding sequence ATGACCGACACCCTCGTCCCCGGCGACCCGCTCGTCCACGACCCCAAGGCCAAGCGCAAAGTCGTCAACCGCCTCAAGCGAGCTCAGGGCCAGCTGGCGGCGGTCATTACGGCCGTCGAGGACGACGCGCACTGCCGCGACGTCGTGCAGCAGCTCTCCGCCGTCTCGAAGGCCCTCGACCGGGCCGGATTCCTCGTGATCTCGACCGCGCTGCGGGAATGCCTCACCGATCCGGACGCCGACGACGTCACCTCCCCCGCCGAGTTGGAGAAGCTCTTCCTCTCCCTGGCCTAA
- a CDS encoding thioredoxin family protein has product MATVELTTGNFEQLTHAEGIALIDFWAEWCGPCRAFAPVFDAASDRHPDIIFGKVDTEAETALASAHRITSIPTLMVFRDGVLVYRQPGALAEPQLELLIEKARGLDMDDVRRQLANTATP; this is encoded by the coding sequence ATGGCGACCGTTGAACTGACCACCGGGAACTTCGAACAGCTCACCCACGCCGAGGGCATCGCGCTGATCGACTTCTGGGCTGAGTGGTGTGGACCCTGCCGGGCCTTCGCCCCGGTATTCGATGCCGCATCCGACAGGCACCCCGACATCATCTTCGGGAAGGTCGACACCGAGGCCGAGACCGCTCTGGCCTCCGCCCACCGCATCACCTCGATTCCGACCCTGATGGTCTTCCGCGACGGCGTCCTGGTCTACCGGCAGCCGGGAGCTCTTGCCGAGCCGCAGCTCGAGCTGCTCATCGAGAAGGCCCGCGGACTGGACATGGACGATGTCCGCCGCCAGCTCGCCAACACCGCTACCCCCTGA